Part of the Desulforegula conservatrix Mb1Pa genome is shown below.
TCCATTGAATATGTCAGCCAAGGTCCAGGCTGTCTCAAGTTTCATTGTTGATCCAACCATGACAAAGGCAACAAAAACGCTTCTGTATGGGAGAATCGATTTTTCGCCAAATAAAAACTCCATGGATTTTTCTCCGTAATAGCACCATCCGAGTATCGTTGAATAGGCAAACAGAATGATTCCAATTGTTACAATGAGATCTCCTCCGGGAATTGCACCCTGAAAAGCTATTGTCGTAAGCTCAGCCCCGGTTTTGCCGGAACTCCAGGTTCCTGTAACAATTATGACAAGACCAGTCATTGAGCATACCAGGATGGTGTCTATAAAGGTCTGGGTCATTGATATGAGGGCCTGGGTAACGGGGTGCTTGGTCTGGGCCGCAGCAGCAGCTATCGGGGCGCTGCCAAGCCCTGACTCGTTGGAAAAAACACCCCTTGCGATTCCCATGCGGGCCGCAAGCATCACTGATGATCCGAGGAAGCCGCCTGTTGCGGCTGTTGGCGTGAATGCCTGTCTGAATATCAGGGCAAATGCTTCCGGCAGTTTGTCCATTGATATGAAAAGAATGATGATTGCCCCTGCCATGTAAAAGACAATCATAACAGGAACAAGGACAGATGACACTTTGCCTATGCTTTTTATTCCTCCTAATACGACAAGAGCCGTGAATATCATCATGACAAGCCCTGTGGACCATGTCGGGATATTGAATGTAACTTTTACAGCTTCTGCAATTGAGTTGGCCTGAACCATATTACCGATACCGAATGCTGCGATTGATGCAAAAATGGCGAAAAGAACGCCGAGCCATTTCCAGCCCAGCCCCTTTGAAATATAATACATTGGGCCGCCGCACATATTGCCGTTTTTATCTTTTTCCCTGTAATGGACCGCAAGCACTGCTTCGGCATATTTTGTGGCCATTCCGACAAGCCCTGTTACCCACATCCAGAACATTGCGCCAGGGCCGCCGGTTGCAATTGCTGTTGCAACTCCTGCTATGTTTCCTGTTCCA
Proteins encoded:
- a CDS encoding alanine/glycine:cation symporter family protein; the protein is MEFFEKILGIIDSYVWGLPMLILLVGTGIWLTFVLKGLQFTQLFHSLYLAFIKRREDTDEEGDISHFQALMTALSATVGTGNIAGVATAIATGGPGAMFWMWVTGLVGMATKYAEAVLAVHYREKDKNGNMCGGPMYYISKGLGWKWLGVLFAIFASIAAFGIGNMVQANSIAEAVKVTFNIPTWSTGLVMMIFTALVVLGGIKSIGKVSSVLVPVMIVFYMAGAIIILFISMDKLPEAFALIFRQAFTPTAATGGFLGSSVMLAARMGIARGVFSNESGLGSAPIAAAAAQTKHPVTQALISMTQTFIDTILVCSMTGLVIIVTGTWSSGKTGAELTTIAFQGAIPGGDLIVTIGIILFAYSTILGWCYYGEKSMEFLFGEKSILPYRSVFVAFVMVGSTMKLETAWTLADIFNGLMAIPNLIAILLLTPVIIKITKEYFEKIK